The sequence below is a genomic window from Nocardia fluminea.
TGGTGGGGGTACCGCGCGGGGCGCTGGTGCTGGTCAATGACGACGACCTCACCTACTGCTCGCTGCGTCTGGACCCCGATTCGCTCGACGTGGTCGTGCAGCGCGTCGGTGACATCGCCGACTCGCTGCCGCGCACGCTGGCCTGGTCGGCGGCGTGGGAGATGACCCGGCAGGCCGAGATGAAGGCCCGCGATTTCGTGGCACTCGTGCAGCGCGGGATCGGCGCCGAATCCGAGATCGGGGTGGTGCAGCGGCTGCTCATGCAGGCCAACACCGCCATCTCGAGCTACGCCGATCCGGCGTGGGCCGAGCAGGAAGGCTGGGCGGCCTACGCCGACCGGCTACTCGAACTGGCCCGCGCCGCCGAGGCGGGTTCGGACCACCAGCTCGCCTTCGTCAACGCGTTGACCGGGTCGAAGCTCGAATCGCGCCACACCGACGCGCTGGCCCAACTGCTCGACGCCGACCCCGCGGCGGCCGGTCTGCCCGGCCTCACCGTCGACACTGACCTGCGCTGGCGCATCATCACCGCGCTCGCCGCGGCCGGCCGGATCGACGCCGACGGTCCGGACTCCCCGACCATCGACGCCGAACTGCGCGGCGACCAGACCGCGGCAGGCAAGCGCCAGGCAGCCACCGCCGCCACCGCCCGCCCGATCCCCGAGGTGAAGGCACAAGCCTGGGCCACCGTGATGGGCGACGACTCGGTACCCAACATCACCGCCCGAGCCATCGTCGGCGGCTTCGCCCCCGCCGGACAGGGCGCGCTGCTCGAACCGTATGTGGACAAGTACTTCGCCGAGATCCCCGCCGTCTGGGACCGCCGCTCGAGCGAGGTAGCCCAAACCGTAGTGATCGGCCTGTACCCCCACTGGGCGATCAGCGAAGGAGCCGTCGCCAAGGCCGACGAGTTCCTCGCAGGCGACCACCCACCCGCCCTCTACCGCCTCGTCTCCGAGGGCCGAGCAGGCATCGAACGCTCCCTGCGCGCAAGAGAATTCGACGCCAAGTAGTCATGCACACCAGGGAGGGCGGCAGGCGCAGTCCCGCCGCCCTCCCGCACCGGTGATCCACGCTGCTCAGAGCAGATCCGCCCACAGCAGCATCGGCAGCGAATCATGATGCGCGCGATGCACCGTGGACCCATGACCCACGACAGCAAATCCCCGATGTTCACCTGGCGAGCCCGCGAACAACTCTTCGCCCGCCGCATTCTCGTCCTCGACGGCCCCCTCGACGACGACAACGGCACCCTGCTCATCACCCAACTCCTCACCCTCGGCGCGCAGAGCCCCGAGGCCGGGATCTCGCTGTGGATCCACTCCCCCGGCGGCTCCGTCCCATCGATGCTGGCGATCCGCGACGTGATGCGCCTGGTCCCGTGCGAGGTCTCCACCCTCGCCCTCGGTTTGGCATGCAGCGCAGGTCAATTCCTGCTGTCGTCCGGCACGCCGGGCAAGCGCTACGCCCTGCCGCACGCCCGTGTCCTCATGCACCAGGGGTCGGCGGGAATCGGCGGTAGCGCGGTGGAGGTGGAGGTGCAGGCCGATGACCTGCGCTACACGGTCGACACGGTGCTCGGCCTCATCTCCGCCGACACCGGTCAACCTTTCGACCGCGTCTACGAGGACTCGTTGCACGACCGCTGGTTCACCGCGCCCCAGGCACTCGAGTACGGGTTCATCGATCACATCGTCGAGTCGTTCGATCAGGTCGTCCCGAACCGCCATCGCATCGGGATCACCGCATGAGAACCACGTTCATCACCATCGGAAAGGCGATCTCATGACCTACACGATTCCCAATGTCGTGTCCCAGCATCGTGGCGGCGGGGAGCGGATCACCGACATCTACTCGCACCTGCTCAGCGAACGCATCGTCTACCTGGGCACCCCCATCGATTCCGGCGTCGCCAACGCGCTCATCGCCCAGCTGCTGCACCTGGAATCCGACAGTCCCGGCCAAGCGATCAGCCTCTACATCAACTGCGAGGGCGGGGATCTGTCCGCCATGCTCGCCGTCTACGACACGATGCGATTCATCAAGGCGCCGGTGCACACCACCTGCGTGGGCCAGGCGATCGCGGTCGGCGCCGTTCTCCTCGCGGGCGGCGCGGCCGGCCATCGGTCGATGCTCCCGCACACGCGAATCGTGTTGCACCAGCCCGCGACTCGCGGCCAGGGCACCATTCCCGACCTGATCCTGCAAGCCGACGAGATCGTCCGAATGCGCGCGGCGATCGAGGCGATCCTGTCGAAGCACACGGGCCAGACGCCGGAAACCCTGCGCCGCGATACCGACCGCGACCGGGTGTTCACGGCCGCGACCGCACTCGAGTACGGGCTGGTCGACCAAGTGCTGCACGAGCGGGAGTGACCGCACGCGCAGACCACGCCGAATGCCAGTTGTCGCGTATCCCGGCTCGAGACCCCGCACCCGAGCCGGGATACCCGGTGCTCACTGCTTTTCGATGCGGTCCAGGTAGACCCGGCGGACGCTGTCGTCGACGCCGTTGATCGCGGCGTCGTCGTGCGCCGCCTTGCGGAAAGCCCGCAACACGGGCTCCGGCACCAGACCGGACGCGTTCGCCAGCAGTCCGACATAGCCCGGCACCGCGGTCTCGGCTGCCCGGGTCTTGACGGTGCGGACGACCGCGGCGGCGATGTCCTCGGGATCGACGGCGGGCAGAATGCCGTAGTCGATGCCGGAGCTGAGTTCGGTGCGCACCGCCGACGGCAGCACCGCGCTCACACTGACACCGGTGGCATCCATTTCCAGCCGGGTGGCGGCGGTCAGGCCGACAACCGCGTACTTGCTGGCGTTGTACACCGCGAGGCCCTTGAGCGGGAATTTGCCCGCCAGCGACGCGACGTTCACGACATGGCCGTAGCCGCGCTCGACCATGCCGGGCAGTGCCAGCCGCATGCCGTGGATGACGCCGTACACGTTGACGTCCATCGTGAGCTGGTCGATGCGGTCGGACTGCTCCAGGAACGGGCCGTTCGGCATCACACCGGCATTGTTCACCAGCACGTCGAGCGGACCGTGCCAGCGGTCGACCGCCGCGAGGAACGCGGCGTAGGAGGTCTTGTCGGTGACGTCGAGCGCGTGCCCTGTCGCGTGGTCGCCGAGTTCGGCGGCGGCGTGCACGGCCAGCGCTTCGTCGAGGTCACCGAGCGCGACGTAGGCGCCCGCCTCGACGAAGGCCTTGGCGGTGGCCAGCCCGATGCCGCGGGCGGCGCCGGTGATCGCGATCGTCGCGCCCGCGAGATCGATCCGTGGGTAGCTCATGGTGTGGCCTCTCTGCTGTTGGTCGATGTGCGCGCGGCGGAAGCGCTCACGCGGGCACCGTCACGGCGGTGATGGTGAAGTCCGCGGGGTCGAACGCGCTGACCCGGGTGGTGAGTTCGCCGGTGGACCAGGGCCAGCTGAAACTGTTGCGCCCGTTGGCGTCCATGTAATAGCTGTGGCAACCACCCGCGTTGTAGACGGTGGTCGCCAGCGCGGCTTGCACCTGGTCGACGTAGCGTGCCTGGACCTCGGGACGCACGTCCAGCGCCGCCCAGCCTTCGCGGCGGGCCCGCTCGATCGCCGAGACGAGGAAGGCGACCTGGGCTTCGAGAATGGCGAACGCCGAGGAGTGGCCGGTGCCGAGGCTGGGGCCGAGCACGGTGAACGCGTTGGGGAAACCGGTGGTGACGGTGCCGAGGTAGGCCTCGGGCGAGCCCTTCCAGTGCTCGGCCAGGGTGCGGCCGTCGGCGCCGCGCACGATGCCGGCGAGCGGGGTGTCGAGGATGTGGAAGCCGGTGCCGAGGATGACGGCGTCGACCTCGGCGGTGGTGCCGTCGGCGCCGACCACGGTGTTGCCACGGAATTCGGCGACGCCGGTGGCGTGCACGTCGACGTTGCTCTTCGTCAGCGACTGGAGGTAACTGTTGGAGAACAGGATTCGCTTGCAGCCGAGCAGATAGTCCGGGCGCAGCTTCGCCCGCAGTGCCGGATCACGCACCACGGCACGCAGATACGCCGAACCCACGGCCTGCACGGTCTGCATCAGCGGCCGTGGATGCCGGAAAGCCACCCCGAGACCTTCCATCAAGGCGTACTCGGTCGAGCGCAAGGCCTTGTGCGCGAAGGGGAATCGTCGCATCACCTGCTTCTCGAAGCCGGGCACGCGGTGATCGAGTTTCGGCAGCACCCACTGCGCGGTGCGCTGGAACAGGTGCAGTTCGGCGACCTCGGGCTGGATCGCGGGCACGAACTGCACCGCGGACGCACCGGACCCCACCACCGCGACCCGCTTGCCGCGCAGGTCGTAGTCGTGGTTCCAGCGCGCGGAATGGAAGACCTCGCCGGGGAATTCGGCCAGACCCGCAATCTCGGGCAGGCGTGGTTCGTTCCACGGGCCCGCGGCCGACACGACGAAGCGGGCGCTCAGCGGTCCTTCGCTGGTTTCCAGCCGCCACAGCTGCGCCGTCTCATCGAACCGTGATCCGAGCACCTCCACGCCGAAGCGGGTGTGTTCGGCCAGCCCGTGCTCGCGCGCCACCCGGTCGACATAGGCGAGGATCTCCGGCTGGGGCGCGAACAGCCGCGACCATTCGCTGTTCGGCGCGAAGGAGAACGAGTACAGGCCCGACGGAACATCGCACGCGCAGCCGGGATAGGTGTTGGCCCGCCAGGTGCCGCCGAAGGTGTCGGCCTTCTCGACGATCACCACATCCTCGACCCCGGCCTCGATCAACTTGATCGCGGCACAGATGCCGGACACTCCGGCTCCGATCACAACGACCTCATGGTGGCGGCTCATACGATTTCTCCTTCGAACTAAACGAGCGGCGCGCCGATCACGGCGCGAGTAGATACGGAACCGACTACCTGGCACGAGGGCCGGCGCAGCGACGGCGTCGGCCGACCCGACCCCGAGTCGGGAACGCGCTGCGTGGTCGTCGACCGCTACCGGGAGCTCTCGGAAGGCGCTTCGCGAAAGGGCGATTCACGCGAGTCGGCCCGCGGAACCGCGCAGCGAATCGGTGACTCGGGTCGTCATAGCGCGGCGGGCAGCGGCGAGGGTGGCCGTGCGGCGGGCCGAGTCCATGAAGTTCGGGCCCATGGCGGCGAGTTCTTCCGGGCCGGGTTCGACGCGGATCACCCGGGTGCCCGCAGCGCGCAGCAGGGCCACTTCTCGGTCGAGGCCACGGGTCATCTGTGTGCGGAGCAGACGTTCGACCCGGTTCAGGCCGGTGGCCGGTGCGCCGCCCTCGGACGTCATCGGGGCGATGACCACCACCTCGTCGAGTTCCAGTGGCACCAGCAGATCGGCCGACACCGACGACACCGAGCCGCCATCGACGTAGTCCCGCCCGCCGATCCGGACAGGTGGGAACCAGCCGG
It includes:
- a CDS encoding SDR family oxidoreductase, whose amino-acid sequence is MSYPRIDLAGATIAITGAARGIGLATAKAFVEAGAYVALGDLDEALAVHAAAELGDHATGHALDVTDKTSYAAFLAAVDRWHGPLDVLVNNAGVMPNGPFLEQSDRIDQLTMDVNVYGVIHGMRLALPGMVERGYGHVVNVASLAGKFPLKGLAVYNASKYAVVGLTAATRLEMDATGVSVSAVLPSAVRTELSSGIDYGILPAVDPEDIAAAVVRTVKTRAAETAVPGYVGLLANASGLVPEPVLRAFRKAAHDDAAINGVDDSVRRVYLDRIEKQ
- a CDS encoding ClpP family protease: MTYTIPNVVSQHRGGGERITDIYSHLLSERIVYLGTPIDSGVANALIAQLLHLESDSPGQAISLYINCEGGDLSAMLAVYDTMRFIKAPVHTTCVGQAIAVGAVLLAGGAAGHRSMLPHTRIVLHQPATRGQGTIPDLILQADEIVRMRAAIEAILSKHTGQTPETLRRDTDRDRVFTAATALEYGLVDQVLHERE
- a CDS encoding ClpP family protease, coding for MTHDSKSPMFTWRAREQLFARRILVLDGPLDDDNGTLLITQLLTLGAQSPEAGISLWIHSPGGSVPSMLAIRDVMRLVPCEVSTLALGLACSAGQFLLSSGTPGKRYALPHARVLMHQGSAGIGGSAVEVEVQADDLRYTVDTVLGLISADTGQPFDRVYEDSLHDRWFTAPQALEYGFIDHIVESFDQVVPNRHRIGITA
- a CDS encoding flavin-containing monooxygenase, with the protein product MSRHHEVVVIGAGVSGICAAIKLIEAGVEDVVIVEKADTFGGTWRANTYPGCACDVPSGLYSFSFAPNSEWSRLFAPQPEILAYVDRVAREHGLAEHTRFGVEVLGSRFDETAQLWRLETSEGPLSARFVVSAAGPWNEPRLPEIAGLAEFPGEVFHSARWNHDYDLRGKRVAVVGSGASAVQFVPAIQPEVAELHLFQRTAQWVLPKLDHRVPGFEKQVMRRFPFAHKALRSTEYALMEGLGVAFRHPRPLMQTVQAVGSAYLRAVVRDPALRAKLRPDYLLGCKRILFSNSYLQSLTKSNVDVHATGVAEFRGNTVVGADGTTAEVDAVILGTGFHILDTPLAGIVRGADGRTLAEHWKGSPEAYLGTVTTGFPNAFTVLGPSLGTGHSSAFAILEAQVAFLVSAIERARREGWAALDVRPEVQARYVDQVQAALATTVYNAGGCHSYYMDANGRNSFSWPWSTGELTTRVSAFDPADFTITAVTVPA